One genomic window of Tenacibaculum tangerinum includes the following:
- a CDS encoding GEVED domain-containing protein encodes MALVSTGEYAQFHINNQGVPSGASDSEKKAAVLSAMNTTMTRVNGVFERDLAVRMVLVSNNDNLIFLDPGTDGLSNNSASNLIDESQEKCDSVIGNANYDVGHTFSTGVGGLAQLRTVCVTGFKAQGVTGQSQPINDTFDIDFVAHELGHQFGANHTFNNSCSSNRTNATAVEPGSGSTIMAYAGICSPNVQNVSDAYFHAVSIDQMWNHVVGTGSCAALSSTGNNAPTVNAGSDVSIPKSTPFVLKAQSTDIDGTASLTYTWEQIDTEIATMSPLPTNTGGPMFRSISPSSSPTRYMPALSTVLSGSNSTTWEVLPSVARELNFAVTVRDNHSGGGSSARDDIKITVTDAAPFIVTNPSSSVSWGTNSTQTITWNKGTTDQAPINCATVNIKLSTDGGLTFPFTLKSNTPNDGSEDIIVPDTNTTNARILIEAADNIFYNVNNANFTIVPAAPTYSIVNNTGDVSVCNIATNDLVFDFDYNTLYGFDETVNISYSGIPANATASLSNSSLSSSGKFTLNLSNLTNVVKDDYIITVTATSSSITKSVDILLNVNDGLCNSSGSIASQLSITNVTFNEINNSSTKTTGYSDFTNQSTEVVRGDSYNLTITVNTDGNSNVKTVAWIDWNQDCTFDASETYDLSSSTIPVAVPLGIPRGSTTMRVSTRLDNDPNSCGLNFNGEVEDYTIVILEPTFSISNTTGDLSVCNKATNEVTFILDYMALYGFTETVSLSYSGIPANSTAMLNSETISTNGNFSLTVTNLNNVATGDYTITITASSSTTTKSINILLNVNDTLCNASGNTLSQLSITNVTFNSIDNSSTKTTGYSDFTSESTQVVRGETYNLTTTINTDGNDDAKTVAWIDWNQDCAFDSSEAYNLTLSNTVSITVPEGTPLGSTIMRVATKSNLDPNSCGLNFNGEVEDYTITIEESFATDNTLFDDLLTYPIPSDGKFTVSFTVKDKESTFIRLFDFRGRLLETQKFSTISSQFNKEVQLDKTASGLYLLQIENAGKQITRKIVIK; translated from the coding sequence ATGGCTTTGGTTAGTACTGGGGAGTATGCACAGTTTCACATAAACAACCAAGGTGTTCCATCAGGAGCTAGTGATTCAGAAAAAAAAGCGGCTGTGTTATCTGCTATGAATACCACCATGACTAGAGTAAATGGTGTTTTTGAAAGAGATTTGGCTGTTAGAATGGTGCTTGTAAGTAATAACGATAATTTAATTTTCTTAGATCCTGGTACAGATGGTTTATCAAATAATAGTGCCAGCAACTTAATTGATGAAAGTCAAGAAAAATGTGATTCTGTTATTGGTAACGCTAATTACGATGTTGGTCATACATTTAGCACTGGAGTCGGAGGACTTGCGCAGCTAAGAACAGTTTGTGTAACAGGTTTTAAGGCACAGGGTGTAACTGGTCAAAGTCAACCCATTAATGACACTTTTGATATCGATTTTGTTGCTCATGAGCTTGGACATCAATTTGGAGCTAACCACACATTTAACAATTCTTGTAGTAGTAATAGAACGAATGCTACAGCTGTCGAGCCAGGAAGTGGTTCGACCATCATGGCGTATGCAGGTATTTGTTCTCCTAATGTACAGAATGTAAGTGATGCTTATTTTCACGCTGTGAGTATTGACCAAATGTGGAACCATGTTGTAGGAACTGGAAGTTGTGCTGCTTTATCAAGTACAGGCAATAATGCTCCTACAGTCAATGCTGGAAGCGATGTAAGTATTCCTAAATCTACTCCTTTCGTTTTGAAAGCGCAAAGTACTGACATCGACGGAACGGCTTCGTTGACCTATACTTGGGAACAAATTGATACTGAAATAGCCACTATGTCTCCTTTACCTACCAATACAGGTGGACCGATGTTTAGATCGATTTCTCCTTCTTCTTCTCCTACTCGATATATGCCTGCACTTTCAACAGTTTTAAGTGGCTCTAATTCTACAACTTGGGAGGTGTTACCCTCGGTAGCAAGAGAATTGAATTTTGCGGTTACGGTAAGAGATAATCATTCAGGTGGAGGAAGCTCGGCTAGAGATGATATAAAAATAACTGTGACAGATGCAGCACCTTTTATTGTTACAAACCCCAGTTCTTCTGTATCTTGGGGAACAAATTCAACTCAAACCATAACTTGGAATAAAGGCACTACAGACCAAGCACCTATTAACTGTGCTACTGTAAACATAAAACTTTCAACAGACGGAGGTCTTACCTTTCCGTTTACTCTAAAAAGTAACACCCCAAATGACGGTTCAGAAGATATTATTGTACCCGATACAAATACTACCAATGCTAGAATATTAATAGAAGCCGCAGACAATATTTTTTACAATGTAAACAACGCTAACTTTACTATTGTTCCTGCAGCTCCTACCTATTCAATAGTTAATAATACAGGCGATGTTTCTGTATGTAATATTGCTACAAATGACCTTGTTTTTGACTTTGATTACAATACTTTGTATGGGTTTGATGAAACAGTAAATATATCGTATTCAGGAATTCCTGCAAATGCAACCGCCAGCTTAAGTAATTCTTCATTGAGTAGCAGTGGAAAGTTTACATTAAATCTTTCAAACCTTACCAATGTTGTTAAAGACGATTATATCATAACAGTTACCGCTACCTCAAGTTCAATCACAAAATCAGTAGACATACTTTTAAACGTAAATGATGGTCTTTGTAACTCTTCAGGTAGTATTGCTTCACAGTTAAGTATTACTAATGTTACCTTTAACGAAATTAACAATAGCTCTACCAAAACAACAGGATATTCAGACTTTACTAACCAAAGTACCGAAGTAGTTAGAGGAGATAGTTACAATTTAACTATTACAGTTAATACCGATGGAAATAGCAATGTAAAAACAGTTGCATGGATAGACTGGAATCAAGACTGTACTTTTGACGCAAGTGAAACTTACGACTTAAGTTCATCTACTATTCCTGTCGCCGTTCCTTTAGGCATCCCTAGAGGTTCGACTACGATGAGGGTATCGACAAGATTAGATAACGACCCAAATTCTTGTGGATTGAATTTTAATGGGGAAGTAGAAGATTATACTATCGTGATTTTAGAGCCAACTTTTTCAATTTCAAACACAACGGGAGATTTGTCGGTTTGTAATAAGGCTACCAACGAGGTAACTTTCATCCTTGATTATATGGCTCTTTATGGCTTTACTGAAACTGTTAGCTTATCTTATTCAGGAATTCCTGCAAATTCAACCGCTATGCTCAATTCTGAAACAATAAGTACAAACGGTAACTTTAGCCTAACGGTAACAAACTTAAACAATGTTGCTACAGGAGATTATACAATTACGATTACCGCCAGTTCTAGTACCACTACAAAATCGATAAATATACTTTTAAATGTAAACGACACTCTTTGTAATGCCTCTGGAAATACCCTATCGCAGTTAAGCATTACTAATGTTACGTTTAATAGTATTGATAACAGTTCTACTAAAACAACAGGATACTCAGATTTCACCTCAGAAAGCACACAAGTAGTGAGAGGTGAAACCTATAACCTTACCACTACGATTAATACGGATGGAAACGATGATGCAAAAACAGTTGCTTGGATAGACTGGAATCAAGACTGTGCCTTTGACTCAAGCGAAGCCTATAACTTAACCTTATCGAATACTGTTTCTATTACGGTTCCTGAAGGAACACCCCTAGGTTCTACAATTATGAGAGTAGCAACAAAATCAAATTTAGACCCCAACTCATGTGGGTTAAATTTTAATGGTGAAGTGGAAGACTATACCATTACTATTGAAGAAAGCTTTGCTACAGACAATACTTTGTTTGATGATTTACTAACATACCCTATCCCTTCTGACGGAAAATTTACGGTAAGCTTTACCGTAAAAGACAAAGAATCTACCTTTATTAGACTTTTTGATTTTAGAGGACGATTACTTGAGACGCAAAAATTCTCAACTATTTCTAGTCAATTTAATAAAGAGGTGCAGTTGGACAAAACAGCCAGCGGACTTTACCTTTTACAAATTGAAAATGCGGGCAAACAAATAACAAGAAAAATAGTTATCAAATAA
- the lipB gene encoding lipoyl(octanoyl) transferase LipB — MNKKIRISDLGRKDYKETWDYQTTLLNEIIALKKEKRNGKSGIETPNYFLFVEHPHVYTLGKSGDINNLLLNEEKLKEKEATFYKINRGGDITYHGPGQIVGYPILDLENFFTDIHKYLRLLEESIILTISEYGLKGERSEGETGVWLDVGTPFARKICAMGIRASRWVTMHGFALNVNVNLGYFDNIIPCGIRGKAVTSMEAELGRKVPEEEVKEKIIKHFKKLFEVEKMITA; from the coding sequence ATGAATAAAAAAATAAGAATTAGTGATCTAGGAAGAAAAGATTACAAAGAAACATGGGATTATCAAACAACTCTTTTAAATGAAATAATAGCATTGAAAAAAGAAAAAAGGAATGGAAAGAGCGGTATTGAAACACCAAATTACTTTTTGTTTGTAGAGCATCCTCATGTGTACACACTAGGAAAATCAGGAGATATCAACAACCTTTTGTTGAATGAAGAGAAGCTAAAAGAGAAAGAGGCAACTTTTTATAAGATAAATAGAGGAGGAGATATTACCTACCATGGACCAGGACAAATTGTAGGATATCCAATTTTAGATTTAGAAAATTTTTTTACTGATATTCATAAGTATTTACGTTTGTTAGAAGAATCAATTATTTTAACAATTAGTGAGTATGGGCTAAAAGGCGAAAGAAGTGAAGGAGAAACAGGAGTTTGGTTAGATGTAGGTACTCCATTTGCTAGAAAAATATGCGCTATGGGTATTCGAGCAAGCAGGTGGGTAACCATGCATGGATTTGCGTTGAATGTAAATGTAAATTTAGGATATTTTGATAATATAATTCCCTGTGGAATTAGAGGGAAGGCAGTAACATCGATGGAAGCTGAATTAGGAAGAAAAGTACCAGAAGAAGAAGTGAAAGAAAAAATTATAAAACATTTTAAAAAACTATTTGAAGTAGAAAAAATGATAACAGCATAA
- a CDS encoding YceI family protein, protein MKKTILAIAFMAIGAVSCKTEKNKAAVSDEIKEVAKAENIINSYKANVAESVVTWTGSKPTGSHNGVVSLEKGTLDIEDGNVKSGEFIIDMTSITCKDLEAGDGKEDLENHLKSGDFFDIEKFPRAKFEVTSSEVKDGKVHVTGNLTLRDVTKSITIPATVTEADGMATFKSDVFSIDRTDFGVTYKSKKIDAALKDKFINDLMDISFDIKAKK, encoded by the coding sequence ATGAAAAAAACAATTTTAGCTATTGCTTTTATGGCAATCGGAGCAGTTTCTTGTAAAACTGAAAAAAATAAAGCAGCTGTTAGCGACGAAATTAAAGAAGTTGCAAAAGCAGAGAATATCATCAATTCATACAAAGCAAATGTTGCTGAGTCAGTTGTTACATGGACAGGAAGCAAGCCTACAGGTTCTCATAACGGAGTAGTAAGTTTAGAAAAAGGAACTTTAGATATTGAAGACGGAAACGTAAAATCTGGAGAGTTTATTATTGATATGACTAGTATTACTTGCAAAGATTTAGAAGCAGGAGATGGTAAAGAAGATTTGGAGAATCACTTAAAATCAGGTGATTTCTTTGATATTGAAAAATTTCCAAGAGCTAAATTCGAAGTAACAAGCTCTGAAGTAAAAGATGGTAAAGTACACGTTACTGGTAACTTAACTCTTAGAGACGTGACTAAAAGTATAACTATTCCTGCTACTGTTACAGAAGCTGATGGTATGGCTACTTTTAAAAGTGATGTTTTTAGTATTGATAGAACAGACTTTGGTGTTACTTATAAGTCTAAAAAAATTGACGCTGCTTTAAAAGACAAGTTTATCAATGATTTAATGGACATTTCATTTGATATCAAAGCTAAAAAATAA
- a CDS encoding formylglycine-generating enzyme family protein: protein MVKKSIFLIIIIFSVSIYFTNCKNKPTKVTKSKTPKGMVWVEGKVFLQGAKEADTYAMPREKPAHKVAVDGFFIDITEVTNKQFKEFVNATNYITVAERKTDWEELKKQVPAGTPKPHDSILQPGSLLFNKNVNAVANMHNYTQWWTWKVGANWKHPEGPNSTINGKENYPVVHVALEDALAYCKWANRRLPTEAEWESAAQGTNYDAIFTWGNNAEVLNSKANTWQGIFPVTNESKDGFEFISPVKSYEPNSIGLYDITGNVWEMTSDLFHEHYYKQLDISKTIVNPKGAAKSYSLSNPYQTEYVIKGGSFLCHASYCASFRISAKMGVTKDSSSDHMGFRTVATVEMLSSK, encoded by the coding sequence ATGGTGAAAAAATCAATTTTCTTAATTATTATAATTTTCAGTGTTTCAATATATTTTACTAATTGTAAAAACAAACCCACAAAAGTTACCAAAAGCAAAACTCCAAAAGGAATGGTTTGGGTGGAAGGAAAAGTTTTTTTACAAGGAGCAAAAGAAGCAGATACTTATGCAATGCCGAGAGAGAAACCGGCGCATAAAGTTGCTGTAGATGGTTTTTTTATAGATATCACAGAAGTAACGAATAAGCAGTTTAAAGAGTTTGTGAATGCGACCAATTATATTACCGTTGCTGAGAGAAAAACGGATTGGGAAGAGTTAAAAAAACAAGTTCCTGCAGGTACCCCGAAACCTCACGATTCTATCTTACAACCCGGAAGTTTACTATTTAATAAAAACGTAAATGCCGTTGCTAACATGCACAATTATACGCAATGGTGGACCTGGAAAGTTGGCGCAAATTGGAAACACCCAGAAGGCCCCAATTCTACTATCAATGGAAAAGAGAATTACCCTGTTGTTCATGTAGCCTTAGAAGACGCTTTAGCATATTGCAAGTGGGCAAATAGACGTTTACCTACAGAAGCCGAATGGGAATCTGCCGCTCAAGGCACAAATTACGATGCTATTTTTACATGGGGAAATAATGCAGAAGTTTTAAACTCAAAAGCGAATACTTGGCAAGGAATTTTTCCTGTTACAAATGAATCTAAGGATGGATTTGAATTTATATCTCCTGTAAAATCTTACGAACCTAATAGCATTGGTTTGTACGACATTACTGGAAATGTTTGGGAAATGACCAGCGATTTATTTCATGAACATTATTACAAACAGCTAGATATTTCCAAAACTATAGTAAATCCAAAAGGAGCCGCTAAATCGTATAGCCTTAGCAATCCGTATCAAACAGAATATGTGATAAAAGGAGGTTCTTTTCTATGTCATGCTTCTTATTGTGCAAGTTTTAGAATTTCTGCAAAAATGGGGGTTACGAAAGATTCGAGTTCCGATCATATGGGGTTTAGAACAGTTGCCACAGTAGAAATGTTATCTTCAAAATAA
- a CDS encoding type I phosphomannose isomerase catalytic subunit — protein MNLYPLKFNPIPKTKLWGGNKLKNVLNKPFSGEHIGESWEISDVKGDETTVAEGAMAGKTLRELIVEFKDEFVGNRVYEEFGTTFPLLIKFIDAKTPLSIQVHPHDEIARELHDSFGKNEMWYIMDADEDAEIIVGFNKQLTQETYIEALDGGSIMDVLNTVKSKSGDAFHIPTGRVHAIGGEFY, from the coding sequence ATGAATTTATACCCACTAAAATTTAATCCTATTCCAAAGACAAAGCTTTGGGGAGGAAACAAATTAAAAAACGTATTAAATAAACCGTTCTCAGGAGAACATATCGGAGAGTCTTGGGAAATTTCAGACGTAAAAGGTGATGAAACTACCGTTGCTGAAGGTGCCATGGCAGGAAAAACTCTTAGAGAACTGATAGTAGAATTTAAGGATGAGTTTGTTGGAAATCGCGTATATGAAGAATTTGGCACTACGTTTCCGCTTTTAATCAAATTTATTGATGCAAAAACACCACTATCTATTCAGGTACATCCTCATGATGAAATTGCGAGAGAATTACACGATTCTTTCGGAAAAAATGAAATGTGGTATATTATGGATGCCGATGAAGATGCAGAAATCATTGTAGGATTCAACAAGCAATTAACTCAAGAAACGTATATAGAAGCTTTAGACGGCGGTAGCATTATGGACGTGTTAAATACCGTAAAATCGAAATCGGGAGATGCTTTTCATATTCCTACCGGAAGAGTTCATGCTATCGGGGGGGAGTTTTATTAG
- a CDS encoding sulfatase family protein has translation MKTYTSLFAIVLFSFQVVFSQSNAPNILIITLDDMNWDSAGIYGNKIPEITPNIDNLGATGLVFEYGYVQAPNCSPSRSVIQTGLYPHQSGVRGFFYVQPKYETLPEILMKNGFYTGVINKVADSSLSPDFDAFWNTTLGFKGAEKRSANAYSKLMSDFFDTTKKSNKPFYCVVNIADPHKPFFNDKASRKKGFDVFKPSRIYTKKEVEIPEFLPKHPNIKQEVLNYYNSVRRGDDCVGAVLKTLNESIYKENTIVILLSDHGMPLPYAKSTTYQNGLRVPFIMQWANTIKPGNRNTKNLVSAIDIAPTILDILNITIPSYFEGNSFNPTTENTSPDYVFGQFDENAGGVPRPSRTVFNKKYGYIFNPWATGKYAFKSASNSYTSYKTMVKLAETDSEVKKRFNHWKYREIEELYDYEKDPNALNNLINNPEYKEVAANLKKTLENQMKATDDYVLEAFKQKDNIPFLNTWMECQIKEANHRNKTLQWKRFKNNSGPTKNNSKLYSVK, from the coding sequence ATGAAAACATATACATCTCTTTTCGCAATAGTACTCTTTAGTTTTCAAGTGGTGTTTTCTCAAAGTAACGCACCTAACATTCTTATTATTACTTTAGATGATATGAATTGGGATTCTGCAGGTATTTACGGAAATAAAATCCCTGAAATCACCCCTAATATTGACAACTTGGGTGCTACAGGATTGGTTTTTGAATACGGATATGTTCAAGCACCAAATTGTTCTCCTTCAAGAAGTGTTATTCAAACGGGTTTGTATCCTCATCAAAGTGGTGTGCGAGGTTTTTTTTATGTACAACCAAAATACGAAACGCTGCCTGAAATTCTTATGAAAAACGGATTTTACACTGGCGTTATAAATAAAGTAGCAGACTCTAGTTTAAGTCCAGATTTTGATGCTTTCTGGAATACCACCCTAGGATTTAAAGGTGCAGAAAAAAGATCTGCTAATGCCTACAGCAAATTAATGTCTGATTTTTTCGATACTACTAAAAAATCGAACAAACCATTTTACTGTGTTGTAAACATTGCCGATCCACATAAACCTTTTTTTAATGATAAGGCTTCGAGAAAAAAAGGATTTGATGTGTTTAAGCCATCTAGAATCTATACAAAAAAGGAGGTGGAAATACCTGAGTTCTTGCCAAAACACCCAAACATAAAACAAGAAGTACTCAATTATTATAATTCTGTAAGGAGAGGCGATGATTGTGTGGGAGCTGTTTTAAAAACGTTAAATGAAAGTATTTATAAAGAAAATACTATCGTAATACTTTTATCAGATCACGGAATGCCTTTGCCTTATGCCAAATCGACAACCTATCAAAACGGATTACGTGTTCCGTTTATAATGCAATGGGCGAATACCATTAAACCGGGCAACAGAAATACAAAAAATTTAGTTTCGGCGATAGACATAGCACCCACCATTTTAGATATATTGAACATAACAATTCCATCTTATTTTGAAGGGAATTCGTTTAACCCAACAACAGAGAATACCTCACCAGATTATGTTTTTGGTCAGTTTGATGAGAATGCAGGAGGAGTTCCAAGACCTTCAAGAACCGTTTTTAACAAAAAATACGGTTACATATTCAACCCTTGGGCTACTGGAAAATACGCGTTCAAATCTGCTTCAAATTCGTACACTTCCTACAAAACAATGGTAAAATTAGCTGAAACCGACTCTGAGGTGAAAAAACGTTTTAATCATTGGAAATATAGAGAAATAGAAGAATTGTACGATTATGAGAAAGACCCGAACGCATTGAACAACCTCATTAACAATCCCGAATATAAAGAGGTTGCCGCAAATCTTAAAAAAACTTTAGAAAACCAAATGAAAGCTACTGATGATTATGTTTTAGAAGCTTTCAAACAAAAAGACAACATACCATTTTTAAATACTTGGATGGAATGTCAAATTAAGGAAGCTAATCATAGAAACAAGACCCTTCAATGGAAACGATTTAAAAATAATAGCGGTCCTACAAAAAACAACTCAAAACTCTATTCCGTAAAATGA
- a CDS encoding sulfatase family protein yields MEKLFIITCILFMSCQKPEEKNIAKPNIIFILSDDHATNAISAYNDRFKDIAPTPNIDKIANEGAVLTNIFSTNAICGPSRASIITGTYSHVNQYYKNYKGGYFDGNQWTYPKALQASDYQTALVGKWHLASEPQGFDYYKYHIDHGEQGVYWNPTYSENGTKVKEQGYATNITTASALSWLSKRDKKKPFALLLQFKAPHREWSPDTQYKDLWENEEIPLPKTFYDDYTGRENTAGDTHMTMDFFNRRDMKLTPPDSLTKKQVKKWLDYGNKPGQNVTPHDTLSGNKLKEWKYQRYIKDYLATIKSVDDNIGKVLNYLKEEGLDENTIIVYASDQGFFLGEHGWFDKRFMYEESMRMPFVIRYPKKIKPNTNVKDVIANIDIAPTILEMAGVEIPKEIQGKSFYSQLKGENNTDWRQSMYYHYYEYPFWHHVQPHYGIRTDRYKLIHFYYDVDVWEFYDLQNDPNELNNLIKDESYQQLISNLKEELHMLKKEYGNNLSLTELRNISDTDFGGLESGNKKQELK; encoded by the coding sequence ATGGAGAAATTATTTATCATAACCTGTATTCTTTTCATGTCTTGTCAAAAACCAGAAGAGAAAAATATAGCAAAACCAAATATCATTTTCATCTTATCAGACGATCACGCAACAAATGCAATTTCTGCATATAATGATAGATTTAAAGACATTGCTCCTACACCAAATATTGATAAGATCGCTAATGAAGGTGCTGTTTTAACTAATATATTTAGTACAAATGCAATATGTGGTCCAAGTAGGGCATCCATCATCACAGGAACATACAGTCACGTTAATCAGTATTATAAAAATTACAAAGGTGGTTATTTTGATGGCAATCAATGGACGTATCCAAAGGCTCTTCAAGCATCTGATTACCAAACTGCCTTGGTTGGAAAATGGCATTTAGCGTCGGAACCTCAAGGCTTTGATTATTATAAATATCATATCGACCACGGAGAGCAAGGAGTATACTGGAATCCGACTTATAGTGAAAATGGAACAAAGGTAAAAGAACAAGGCTATGCCACCAATATTACTACTGCATCTGCTTTGTCTTGGTTAAGTAAAAGAGATAAAAAAAAGCCCTTTGCTTTGTTGCTACAATTCAAAGCTCCTCACAGAGAATGGTCGCCAGACACGCAATACAAAGACTTGTGGGAAAATGAAGAAATTCCTCTACCAAAAACTTTTTATGATGACTACACAGGCAGAGAAAATACCGCTGGAGATACACATATGACCATGGACTTTTTTAACCGTAGAGATATGAAATTGACTCCTCCAGACAGTCTTACTAAAAAGCAAGTAAAAAAGTGGTTAGACTATGGTAATAAACCTGGACAGAATGTTACTCCGCATGACACCCTTTCTGGAAACAAGTTGAAAGAGTGGAAATACCAACGATATATAAAAGACTATTTGGCAACAATAAAATCGGTAGATGACAATATTGGAAAAGTTCTTAATTACCTAAAGGAAGAAGGACTGGATGAAAATACGATTATAGTATACGCATCTGATCAAGGTTTCTTTTTAGGTGAACACGGATGGTTTGATAAACGTTTTATGTATGAAGAATCAATGAGAATGCCATTTGTTATCAGGTACCCGAAAAAAATTAAACCAAATACAAACGTAAAAGATGTCATTGCGAATATCGATATTGCTCCAACCATTTTAGAAATGGCAGGAGTTGAAATTCCAAAAGAAATACAAGGAAAAAGTTTTTATTCGCAGTTGAAAGGAGAAAATAACACAGATTGGAGACAATCCATGTATTACCATTATTATGAGTATCCGTTTTGGCATCATGTTCAACCTCATTATGGCATAAGAACTGACAGATACAAATTAATTCATTTTTATTACGATGTAGATGTATGGGAATTTTATGATTTGCAAAATGATCCGAACGAATTAAACAATTTGATTAAAGACGAGTCATATCAACAACTCATTTCTAATCTTAAGGAAGAATTACATATGCTAAAAAAGGAATATGGAAACAACCTTAGTTTAACCGAATTGCGTAACATTTCAGATACTGATTTTGGCGGATTAGAATCGGGCAATAAAAAACAAGAACTAAAATAG
- a CDS encoding glycoside hydrolase family 130 protein yields the protein MKLKKFEGNPILTPNPENSWESLVVCNPGVYYDSDKFYMLYRAAGDDEEHIIRFGLAESKDGYVFERVSNNPVLGPSAEGPDMGCIEDARIVKFDDYYYVTYAFRPFPPGQYWKFAHDEVLTEDHGKHAPHFIKHNMANSALAMTKDFKEWIKLGRITDSNLDDRDVILFPEKINGKYAMLHRPKEWIGEAYGVTNPAVWIRFSDDMLVWNEPSTMIIGGIDGGWEEKVGGSTPPLKTDKGWLVLYHGVENGGLGYYRVGAVMLDLDDPTKVIGRTKDYIMEPEFDYEIEGYYKGCVFPTGNMIVGDTLYVYYGGADKYIGLATCDVNELISFTLSEEQNS from the coding sequence ATGAAACTTAAAAAATTTGAAGGAAATCCAATACTAACTCCAAATCCTGAAAATTCTTGGGAGAGTCTTGTAGTATGCAATCCAGGGGTGTATTATGACAGTGATAAATTTTACATGCTTTACAGAGCGGCAGGTGACGATGAAGAGCATATCATTCGTTTCGGTCTTGCCGAAAGTAAAGATGGTTATGTTTTTGAACGCGTATCGAACAATCCAGTCTTAGGACCGAGTGCAGAAGGACCAGATATGGGATGTATAGAAGATGCACGTATTGTTAAGTTTGATGACTATTATTATGTAACGTATGCATTCAGACCTTTTCCTCCAGGTCAATATTGGAAATTTGCGCATGATGAGGTGTTAACTGAAGATCATGGAAAACACGCTCCTCATTTTATTAAACACAATATGGCAAACTCTGCCCTAGCAATGACGAAAGATTTTAAAGAGTGGATAAAACTTGGGCGTATTACAGATTCGAATTTAGATGATCGCGATGTTATCTTATTTCCAGAGAAAATTAATGGAAAGTATGCGATGTTACACAGACCGAAAGAGTGGATTGGTGAAGCATATGGGGTTACAAATCCTGCAGTATGGATTCGTTTTAGTGATGATATGCTCGTATGGAATGAACCAAGCACCATGATTATTGGTGGTATCGATGGTGGATGGGAAGAAAAAGTAGGGGGTAGTACACCTCCTCTTAAAACAGATAAAGGTTGGTTAGTGCTTTATCACGGCGTAGAGAACGGGGGGCTAGGATATTATAGAGTTGGTGCAGTGATGTTAGACTTGGATGATCCTACGAAAGTAATTGGTAGAACTAAAGATTACATTATGGAACCTGAATTTGATTATGAAATTGAAGGATATTATAAAGGTTGTGTATTTCCTACAGGAAATATGATTGTTGGAGATACATTATATGTGTATTATGGTGGTGCTGATAAGTACATTGGGTTAGCAACTTGTGATGTAAATGAGTTAATTAGCTTCACATTGAGTGAAGAACAAAATTCTTAA